One genomic segment of Pempheris klunzingeri isolate RE-2024b chromosome 21, fPemKlu1.hap1, whole genome shotgun sequence includes these proteins:
- the chodl gene encoding chondrolectin → MLLILGVVMVTMVARVTGARVVSGQTVCLGGPDRPCYKIAYFHDVSSRVAFPEASQACEMDGGSLLSIESPAEQRDIENLLQELRSGAVGGAGGGGGGGGGGIADGDFWIGLTRVDGVDQTHPELSNTFTSCPELYHWTDGSPASFRNWYFDEPSCGGEACVVMYHQPTAPPGLGGAYLHQWNDDRCNMKHNFICKYQPDSQLVKGDKPGGRGTEATAGGGVVKQSAAGSEEVPPQVTMAGASGMLLVYVIIPTIPLLLLILVASGTCCFQVLSRSTHRTKTAVDQSNLWISRTPKVDSMEV, encoded by the exons ATGCTGCTCATCCTCGGGGTCGTCATGGTGACGATGGTCGCCCGGGTAACAGGAGCGCGGGTGGTGAGCG gtCAGACGGTGTGTCTGGGGGGTCCTGACCGTCCCTGTTACAAGATCGCTTATTTCCACGACGTGTCGAGCCGCGTGGCGTTCCCGGAAGCGAGTCAAGCCTGCGAGATGGACGGGGGGTCGCTGCTCAGCATCGAGAGCCCGGCTGAGCAGAGAGACATCGAAAACCTGctgcag gaGCTGCGTTCAGGAGCAGTAGGCGGcgccggaggaggaggaggaggaggaggaggaggtataGCAGATGGTGATTTCTGGATCGGTCTGACTCGGGTGGACGGAGTGGATCAGACTCACCCTGAACTCAGCAACACCTTCACTTCCTGCCCAGAGCTCTACCACTGGACCGACGGCAGCCCCGCCTCCTTCAG gaACTGGTATTTTGACGAGCCGTCCTGTGGAGGAGAAGCCTGCGTCGTGATGTACCATCAACCCACCGCACCTCCTGGTCTGGGCGGAGCTTATCTGCACCAATGGAACGACGACCGCTGCAACATGAAACACAACTTCATCTGCAAATACCAGCCAG acAGCCAGCTTGTTAAGGGTGACAAACCTGGAGGGCGGGGCACAG aggCCACAGCAGGTGGGGGTGTGGTCAAACAGTCTGCAGCGGGCAGTGAGGAGGTCCCCCCTCAGGTCACCATGGCTGGAGCTTCAG GCATGCTGCTGGTGTACGTGATCATCCCCACcatccccctgctgctgctcatcctgGTGGCCTCTGGGACATGTTGTTTTCAGGTGCTCAGCAGAAG TACTCACCGCACCAAGACCGCCGTCGACCAATCAAACCTGTGGATCTCCAGGACGCCCAAAGTGGACAGCATGGAGGTCTGA